A single Staphylococcus muscae DNA region contains:
- the ligA gene encoding NAD-dependent DNA ligase LigA, which produces MTELKERVATLHQLLHQYNYEYHVQDNPSVPDAEYDKLLAELIEIEAAHPEFKSSNSPTVRIGGQAQSTFNKVRHDTPMLSLGNAFNEEDLRRFDQRVREAVGSVTYMCELKIDGLAVSLKYVDGAFVQGLTRGDGTTGEDITENLKTIYAIPLTLERPISFEVRGEAYMPRKSFLKLNEIKEQNDEQPFANPRNAAAGSLRQLDSKLAAERKLDIFLYSINDFTELDATSQSEALAELDGLGFKTNPERREVASIEEVLEYIAYWTDHRTALPYDIDGIVIKVNAIEHQEEMGFTQKSPRWAIAYKFPAEEVVSKLLDIELSIGRTGVVTPTAVLEPVRVAGTTVSRASLHNEDLIHEKDIRIGDSVVVKKAGDIIPEVVRVVLERRPEHAETYHMPTHCPSCGHELVRIEGEVALRCINPKCQAQLVEGLIHFVSRQAMNIDGLGTKIIEQLYHNELIRDVADIFQLTKDDLLPLERMGEKKADNLLSAIEASKQQSLEHLLFGLGIRHLGVKASQVLAEKYETMTRLMSVTEAELTEIHDVGEKLAQSFVTYMANEDIKALIEKLQSRGVNMTYTGEKLSEVEGHPEFHGKTIVLTGKLQQMTRSEAGQWLKRQGAKVTSSVTKSTDLVIAGTDAGSKLTKAESLGTPIWDEQTFIDKQNAMREE; this is translated from the coding sequence ATGACAGAACTGAAAGAAAGGGTAGCAACGTTACATCAGTTGTTACACCAATATAATTATGAATATCATGTTCAAGATAACCCGAGTGTGCCGGATGCTGAATACGATAAATTGTTGGCAGAACTCATTGAAATCGAAGCGGCACATCCTGAGTTTAAGTCATCTAACTCACCGACTGTCCGAATCGGTGGGCAAGCGCAGTCCACTTTTAATAAAGTACGACATGATACCCCGATGTTAAGTTTAGGGAATGCTTTTAATGAAGAGGATTTAAGGCGTTTTGATCAACGTGTGAGAGAAGCAGTTGGATCAGTTACCTATATGTGTGAATTAAAAATTGACGGCCTTGCCGTATCGTTAAAATATGTAGACGGTGCATTTGTTCAAGGTCTTACTCGTGGAGACGGTACGACCGGTGAAGATATTACCGAAAACTTAAAAACAATCTACGCAATTCCTTTAACATTAGAACGTCCGATTTCATTTGAAGTACGTGGAGAAGCGTATATGCCACGTAAATCATTCTTGAAGTTAAATGAAATAAAAGAACAAAATGACGAGCAACCATTTGCCAATCCAAGAAATGCTGCTGCTGGATCATTGCGTCAACTAGATTCAAAGTTAGCAGCTGAACGTAAGTTGGACATCTTTTTATACAGTATCAATGACTTTACAGAACTAGACGCCACATCGCAAAGTGAAGCATTAGCAGAATTGGACGGACTTGGCTTTAAAACAAACCCTGAGCGTCGTGAAGTAGCGTCAATTGAAGAAGTACTTGAATACATTGCATATTGGACAGATCATCGTACAGCCTTGCCGTACGACATCGATGGCATTGTTATTAAGGTGAATGCGATTGAACATCAAGAAGAGATGGGATTCACACAAAAGTCACCCCGTTGGGCAATCGCATATAAGTTTCCTGCTGAAGAAGTCGTTTCTAAGCTATTGGATATTGAGTTGAGCATTGGACGTACCGGCGTCGTTACACCGACAGCTGTTTTGGAACCTGTTCGTGTGGCCGGTACAACTGTTTCACGTGCATCGTTGCACAATGAAGACTTGATTCATGAGAAAGATATTCGTATCGGTGATAGCGTGGTCGTTAAAAAAGCAGGGGATATCATTCCGGAAGTAGTACGTGTTGTTCTAGAACGCAGACCGGAACATGCCGAAACGTATCACATGCCGACCCATTGTCCAAGTTGTGGGCATGAACTCGTGCGTATTGAAGGCGAAGTCGCATTGCGTTGTATCAATCCGAAATGTCAAGCACAACTCGTGGAAGGATTGATTCATTTCGTCTCACGTCAAGCAATGAACATCGACGGACTTGGAACGAAAATCATCGAGCAACTGTACCACAACGAACTTATTCGTGACGTTGCAGATATTTTTCAACTGACGAAAGATGATCTGTTGCCGCTTGAGCGCATGGGTGAGAAAAAGGCGGACAATTTACTTTCTGCCATCGAAGCATCTAAACAACAATCATTAGAACATTTATTATTCGGACTCGGTATCCGTCATCTCGGCGTCAAAGCGAGCCAAGTACTTGCTGAAAAATATGAGACGATGACACGGTTGATGTCTGTCACAGAAGCCGAACTTACTGAAATTCATGATGTCGGTGAAAAACTTGCACAATCATTTGTGACATATATGGCAAATGAAGATATCAAAGCATTGATTGAAAAACTGCAATCACGTGGTGTAAACATGACATATACGGGAGAAAAGCTCTCTGAAGTAGAAGGGCACCCAGAATTTCATGGAAAAACTATCGTGTTGACTGGTAAACTTCAACAGATGACAAGATCTGAAGCAGGTCAATGGTTGAAGCGACAAGGCGCTAAAGTGACAAGCAGTGTGACAAAATCAACAGACCTTGTTATTGCAGGAACAGACGCTGGATCAAAGCTAACAAAAGCAGAATCACTCGGAACACCGATATGGGATGAACAAACATTTATTGATAAACAAAACGCAATGCGTGAGGAATGA
- a CDS encoding CamS family sex pheromone protein: MKRTIAMMLGLSLVLTACAPTDDEQSEQKQDQEQTNSTKKQAKVKEIATDQNVQGDNYRTILPFKESQARGLVQEKMANGYNGEDFEDGLLNISQEVFPTDQYLYQEGQFLNKDTIRAYLKPKFTKKEIDKMSDEEKEKANANENLGLNPSVNGEKNPEKIAKNTPALLSNILEQDFYSSSDTEGKEIEGMTIGLAMNSVYYYQKEEYGETYSEALDTKMVKEKGQEMAEEMLSRLRENNELKDIPITFAIYIQSSEEDIVPGQFVSYAVSEKNGAKLNDWKKVNEQTVLLPSSEAADLDEGLNSNFQDFNSSLQSYFNNFTQAVGKVKFVNKKADNLVVDLPIDYYGKAELIGITQYVTQLAEKDLKDVPTYEIHIKDGSEPRALITKGEDDSEPRVHIYNH, from the coding sequence ATGAAACGAACAATTGCAATGATGTTGGGGCTAAGTCTTGTATTAACAGCCTGTGCACCGACAGATGATGAACAATCTGAACAGAAACAAGATCAAGAACAAACAAATTCAACTAAGAAGCAAGCAAAAGTTAAAGAAATAGCAACTGATCAAAATGTACAAGGGGATAACTACCGTACTATTTTGCCATTTAAAGAGAGCCAAGCGCGTGGTCTTGTCCAAGAAAAAATGGCGAATGGGTATAATGGTGAAGACTTTGAAGACGGTTTACTAAATATTAGCCAAGAAGTTTTCCCGACAGATCAGTATTTGTATCAAGAAGGTCAGTTTCTAAATAAAGATACTATTCGAGCGTACTTAAAACCAAAATTTACGAAAAAAGAAATTGATAAGATGAGTGATGAAGAGAAAGAAAAGGCGAATGCTAATGAAAATCTTGGACTGAATCCTTCTGTAAACGGAGAAAAAAATCCAGAAAAAATTGCGAAAAACACGCCGGCACTTCTATCAAATATATTGGAACAAGACTTTTATAGTTCGAGTGATACAGAAGGGAAAGAAATTGAAGGGATGACAATTGGTCTTGCTATGAACAGTGTCTACTATTACCAAAAAGAAGAATATGGCGAAACATATAGTGAAGCGTTAGATACGAAAATGGTAAAAGAAAAAGGACAAGAAATGGCTGAAGAGATGTTATCTCGACTACGTGAAAACAATGAGTTGAAAGATATTCCGATTACCTTCGCCATTTATATTCAATCGAGTGAAGAAGACATCGTGCCAGGTCAATTCGTCAGTTATGCGGTATCAGAGAAGAATGGCGCAAAGTTGAACGATTGGAAAAAAGTCAATGAACAAACTGTCTTACTTCCATCAAGTGAAGCTGCTGATTTAGATGAAGGTTTGAATTCAAACTTTCAAGATTTTAACAGCAGTTTGCAATCATATTTTAATAATTTCACACAAGCTGTTGGTAAAGTTAAGTTTGTAAATAAAAAAGCAGACAATCTTGTCGTTGATTTGCCAATTGATTACTATGGAAAAGCAGAACTGATTGGTATCACACAATATGTGACACAGTTAGCTGAAAAAGATTTAAAAGATGTACCTACCTATGAAATTCATATTAAGGATGGTAGTGAGCCACGTGCACTTATTACAAAAGGAGAAGATGACTCAGAACCTAGAGTGCATATTTACAACCATTAA
- the gatC gene encoding Asp-tRNA(Asn)/Glu-tRNA(Gln) amidotransferase subunit GatC → MAEITQEQVEHIANLARLNVTEEESTAMQETLAGILDFCHQIDSVNTEDVNPTNHVLDLQNVLREDVAITGLPQDKALVNAKEVEAGQFKVPAVMNEEDA, encoded by the coding sequence ATGGCTGAAATTACACAAGAACAGGTCGAACATATCGCTAATCTTGCGCGATTGAACGTGACTGAAGAAGAGTCAACAGCGATGCAAGAAACTTTAGCGGGTATCTTAGATTTTTGTCATCAAATTGATTCAGTAAACACAGAAGATGTCAATCCAACAAACCACGTTTTAGATTTACAAAATGTTTTACGTGAAGACGTTGCGATAACAGGATTGCCACAAGATAAAGCATTAGTGAATGCGAAAGAAGTAGAAGCAGGACAATTCAAAGTACCTGCTGTTATGAATGAGGAGGACGCATAA
- the pcrA gene encoding DNA helicase PcrA, translating to MNPLLKNMNAEQSEAVRTTEGPLLIMAGAGSGKTRVLTHRIAYLLDEKSVSPYNILAITFTNKAAKEMKERVQALVGEAGEVIWMSTFHSMCVRILRRDIDRIGIERNFTIIDPTDQKSVIKDVLKRENIDSKQYEPRFFISQISNLKNELKTPAMAMEEAHDFKAIMVAKVYEGYQKQLIRNQALDFDDLIMTTIKLFERVPDVLEYYQNKFQYIHVDEYQDTNKAQYTLVNMIAKKFKNLCVVGDSDQSIYGWRGADIQNILSFEEDYPTAKTIFLEQNYRSTKTILTAANEVIRHNSERKPKGLWTSNSEGEQIHYYEATSERDETQYVVIEILKHQKQGKSLKDMAVLYRTNAQSRVLEETLMKSNIPYVMVGGMKFYDRKEIKDLLSYLRLIANSADDISLERIINVPKRGIGATSIQKIKDYANSHEISMFDALAEVDFIGLSKKVTQAAAEFYMLMSNLMKEQEFLEITEIVDEVLNKSGFRSMLEKEDTLESRSRLENLDEFMSVPKDYEENTPLEEQSLINFLTDLSLVADVDEANFDEGVTLMTMHSAKGLEFPVVFIIGMEESIFPHIRAIKSGEDHEMEEERRICYVAITRAEEVLYLTHATSRTLFGRPQSNVRSRFLNEIPEDLLERPKPSVSIASHKRTGQSKKRGFSQRTTGTKVGSAATTTDWHVGDKVIHKSWGEGMVSNVNVKGDTVELDIIFKSEGPKRLIAQFAPLQKKED from the coding sequence ATGAATCCACTCTTAAAAAATATGAACGCAGAGCAGAGCGAGGCGGTGCGTACAACTGAAGGACCACTGCTTATCATGGCTGGTGCCGGCTCAGGGAAGACGCGTGTGTTAACACATCGCATCGCATATTTATTAGATGAAAAATCTGTATCTCCTTACAATATTTTGGCGATTACATTTACAAATAAAGCAGCGAAAGAAATGAAAGAACGTGTCCAAGCATTGGTCGGGGAAGCGGGAGAAGTTATTTGGATGTCAACGTTCCACTCTATGTGCGTACGAATTTTACGTCGAGATATTGATCGTATTGGAATCGAACGTAACTTTACAATCATCGATCCAACAGACCAAAAATCTGTAATCAAAGATGTGTTGAAACGTGAAAATATCGATTCAAAACAATATGAACCCCGTTTCTTCATTTCTCAAATCAGTAACTTAAAAAACGAATTAAAAACACCTGCAATGGCGATGGAAGAAGCGCATGACTTCAAAGCAATCATGGTTGCTAAAGTGTATGAAGGTTATCAAAAACAACTGATTCGTAACCAAGCATTAGACTTTGATGATCTCATTATGACGACAATAAAATTATTCGAACGTGTACCAGATGTACTAGAATATTATCAAAATAAATTTCAATACATTCATGTCGATGAGTACCAAGATACAAACAAAGCGCAATATACATTGGTGAATATGATTGCGAAAAAATTTAAAAACTTATGCGTAGTTGGTGACTCTGATCAATCTATCTATGGATGGCGTGGTGCAGATATTCAAAATATCTTGTCGTTTGAAGAAGATTATCCAACAGCGAAGACAATCTTTTTAGAACAAAACTATCGCTCGACGAAAACAATTTTAACCGCAGCGAATGAAGTGATTCGTCACAATAGTGAACGCAAACCTAAAGGTCTCTGGACGTCTAATTCAGAAGGAGAACAGATTCATTATTATGAAGCGACAAGTGAACGTGATGAAACACAATATGTTGTGATAGAAATTTTGAAGCATCAAAAGCAAGGAAAGTCATTAAAAGACATGGCTGTTTTATACCGTACAAATGCCCAATCTCGTGTCTTAGAAGAAACGTTAATGAAGTCGAATATACCGTATGTCATGGTTGGCGGCATGAAGTTCTATGACCGCAAAGAGATTAAAGATTTATTAAGTTATTTACGATTGATTGCGAATAGCGCAGATGATATCAGCTTAGAGCGTATTATTAATGTACCAAAGCGTGGAATTGGAGCAACTTCAATTCAAAAGATTAAAGATTATGCAAATAGCCATGAAATTAGTATGTTTGACGCATTAGCTGAAGTTGATTTCATCGGTTTATCAAAAAAGGTCACACAAGCAGCTGCAGAATTTTATATGTTGATGTCAAATTTGATGAAAGAACAAGAGTTTTTAGAAATCACAGAGATTGTAGATGAAGTACTGAATAAGTCGGGTTTCCGAAGTATGCTTGAAAAAGAAGATACACTCGAATCTCGTAGTCGTTTGGAAAACTTAGATGAGTTTATGTCAGTACCAAAAGATTATGAAGAGAATACACCACTTGAAGAGCAGTCATTAATCAACTTCTTAACTGATTTATCGCTTGTCGCAGATGTTGATGAAGCGAACTTTGACGAAGGTGTTACATTGATGACGATGCACTCGGCTAAAGGACTAGAGTTCCCAGTTGTCTTCATTATCGGCATGGAAGAATCAATATTTCCACATATTCGGGCGATTAAGAGCGGTGAAGATCATGAGATGGAAGAAGAACGTCGTATTTGCTATGTTGCGATTACACGAGCAGAAGAAGTACTTTACTTAACACATGCAACGTCAAGAACACTCTTCGGTAGACCGCAATCCAATGTACGTTCTCGATTCTTAAATGAAATTCCAGAAGACTTATTGGAAAGACCGAAACCGAGCGTATCTATTGCGTCACATAAACGTACAGGTCAGTCCAAAAAACGCGGCTTTAGCCAGCGCACAACAGGAACGAAAGTGGGTTCAGCAGCGACAACAACTGATTGGCATGTAGGAGACAAAGTCATTCACAAATCGTGGGGCGAAGGAATGGTCTCAAATGTCAATGTCAAAGGAGATACGGTCGAACTTGATATTATCTTCAAGTCGGAAGGACCTAAGCGACTCATTGCACAGTTTGCTCCGTTACAGAAGAAGGAGGATTAA
- the gatB gene encoding Asp-tRNA(Asn)/Glu-tRNA(Gln) amidotransferase subunit GatB, producing the protein MHFETVIGLEVHVELKTDSKMFSNAPVAYGAEPNTNTSVIDLAYPGVLPTVNKRAVDWSMRAAMALNMEIATESKFDRKNYFYPDNPKAYQISQLDQPIGEHGHIDIEVNGETKRIGITRLHMEEDAGKSTHKNGYSLVDLNRQGTPLVEIVSEPDIRSPEEAYAYLEKLKSIIQYTGVSDCKMEEGSLRCDANVSIRPVGQKEFGTKAELKNLNSFNNVRKGLEYEVKRQEEELLNGGEILQETRRFDESTGKTILMRVKEASDDYRYFPEPDIVPLYIDEDWKARVKASIPELPDARKAKYVEQFGLPAYDAHVLTLTKEMSDFFEAAVAEGADVKLTSNWLMGGVNEYLNKNQIELQDTGLTPQNLAGMIKLIEDGTMSSKIAKKVFPELAENGGDAEQIMKDKGLVQISDEGAVLQFVQDAIANNPQSVEDYKNGKGKAMGFLVGQIMKLSKGQANPQLANKLLKQELDKQ; encoded by the coding sequence ATGCATTTTGAAACAGTAATCGGGCTCGAAGTCCACGTTGAATTGAAAACAGACTCAAAAATGTTTTCGAATGCGCCAGTAGCATACGGTGCAGAGCCAAATACAAACACAAGCGTTATTGACCTTGCATATCCAGGTGTCTTACCAACAGTGAATAAGCGTGCGGTAGATTGGTCAATGCGTGCAGCGATGGCATTAAATATGGAAATTGCAACGGAGTCGAAGTTTGACCGTAAAAACTACTTCTACCCAGACAATCCAAAAGCATACCAAATTTCACAATTAGACCAACCAATTGGTGAACATGGTCATATTGATATCGAAGTGAATGGTGAAACGAAACGTATTGGTATCACACGTCTTCACATGGAAGAAGATGCTGGTAAATCAACACATAAAAATGGTTACTCTCTTGTTGACTTAAACCGTCAAGGTACACCATTAGTTGAGATCGTATCAGAACCAGACATTCGCTCACCTGAAGAAGCATATGCTTACTTAGAAAAATTAAAATCAATCATCCAATATACTGGCGTTTCTGACTGTAAAATGGAAGAAGGTTCATTGCGTTGTGATGCCAACGTATCAATCCGTCCAGTAGGTCAAAAAGAATTTGGTACGAAAGCAGAATTGAAAAACTTAAACTCATTTAACAACGTGCGTAAAGGTCTTGAATATGAAGTAAAACGTCAAGAAGAAGAGTTGTTAAATGGTGGCGAAATTCTTCAAGAAACACGTCGTTTTGATGAATCAACGGGTAAAACGATCTTAATGCGTGTCAAAGAAGCATCAGATGATTACCGATACTTCCCAGAACCTGATATCGTACCGTTGTACATTGATGAAGACTGGAAAGCGCGCGTTAAAGCATCTATCCCAGAATTACCAGATGCACGTAAAGCAAAATACGTAGAACAATTTGGTTTACCAGCGTATGACGCACACGTTTTAACATTAACAAAAGAAATGTCTGATTTCTTTGAAGCGGCAGTTGCTGAAGGTGCTGACGTGAAATTGACATCAAACTGGTTAATGGGTGGCGTGAACGAATACCTCAACAAAAACCAAATCGAACTTCAAGATACTGGCTTAACACCACAAAACTTAGCAGGTATGATTAAGTTAATTGAAGATGGTACAATGAGCAGTAAAATCGCGAAGAAAGTCTTCCCAGAACTTGCTGAAAATGGTGGAGATGCAGAACAAATTATGAAAGACAAAGGCCTTGTTCAAATTTCTGATGAAGGTGCTGTCTTACAATTTGTTCAAGATGCGATCGCAAACAACCCACAATCTGTTGAAGATTATAAAAATGGTAAAGGCAAAGCGATGGGCTTCTTAGTTGGTCAAATTATGAAGTTATCT
- a CDS encoding heptaprenylglyceryl phosphate synthase, with product MYDIKQWRHIFKLDPAKVISDKDLEALCMSKTDAIMIGGTDDVTEDNVIQLMSRVRRYPLPLVLEISNLESIMPGFDFYFVPTVLNSTDVRFHNGLLHEALKQYGHMINFEELIFEGYVVLNDDSKVAMLTSATTNLDIEDVEAYAQMANDVYHLPVLYLEYSGQYGDPDIVQAARHCLTDTQLFYGGGIDSFMRAEEMGNIADTIIVGNVIYENIKEALKTTKIKERT from the coding sequence ATGTACGATATAAAACAATGGCGTCATATATTTAAATTAGATCCAGCAAAAGTGATTTCGGACAAGGATTTAGAAGCACTTTGTATGTCAAAAACGGATGCGATTATGATCGGTGGTACAGATGATGTAACTGAAGATAATGTCATTCAGTTAATGAGTCGTGTGCGTCGTTATCCTCTACCACTCGTACTTGAGATTTCAAATCTTGAGAGTATTATGCCGGGATTTGATTTTTATTTTGTACCAACTGTTTTGAACAGTACAGATGTGAGATTTCACAATGGACTTCTTCATGAAGCATTAAAACAATATGGGCATATGATTAACTTTGAAGAACTTATTTTTGAAGGGTATGTCGTTTTAAATGATGATAGTAAAGTTGCAATGTTAACAAGTGCGACAACGAACTTAGATATTGAAGATGTAGAAGCTTATGCGCAAATGGCGAATGATGTCTACCATTTACCGGTACTTTATCTCGAATATAGTGGACAATATGGTGATCCTGACATAGTACAGGCAGCGCGTCATTGTTTAACAGACACACAACTATTCTACGGTGGTGGCATTGATTCATTCATGCGTGCCGAAGAGATGGGCAATATTGCAGACACTATTATTGTCGGTAATGTTATCTATGAAAATATCAAAGAAGCGCTAAAAACAACAAAAATAAAGGAGAGAACATAA
- the gatA gene encoding Asp-tRNA(Asn)/Glu-tRNA(Gln) amidotransferase subunit GatA: protein MSIRYESIENLQQMIKDNKIKPSEIVNDIYDAIEETDPTIQSFLALDKENALKKAAELDELQAKGEMDGKLFGIPMGIKDNIITEGLETTCASKMLEGFVPIYDATVMKKLHSENGVLIGKVNLDEFAMGGSTETSYFKKTVNPFDHKAVPGGSSGGSAAAVAAGLVPFTLGTDTGGSIRQPAAYCGVVGLKPTYGRVSRFGLVAFASSLDQIGPITRNVKDNAIVLEAISGEDEMDSTSAPGVATDFTADIGKDIKGMKIALPKEYIGEGVDSEVKEAVLKAAETFKSLGATVEEVSLPRTSSGIPSYYVIASAEASSNLARFDGIRYGYHSKDANTLEELYKMSRSEGFGEEVKRRIFLGTYVLSSGYYDAYYKKAQKVRTLIKNDFENVFKDYDVILGPTTPTVAFDIGAEINDPLTMYANDLLTTPVNLAGLPGISVPCGLAENGRPIGLQLIGKPFDEKTLYRVAHQYETQFNLHDQYQNL, encoded by the coding sequence ATGAGCATCCGTTATGAATCAATTGAAAACTTACAACAAATGATTAAGGATAATAAGATCAAGCCTTCAGAAATTGTGAACGATATCTATGACGCAATTGAAGAAACTGATCCAACGATTCAGTCATTTTTAGCATTAGATAAAGAAAATGCGCTTAAAAAAGCAGCTGAACTTGATGAACTTCAAGCAAAAGGTGAAATGGACGGCAAGTTATTCGGTATTCCGATGGGGATTAAAGATAACATCATCACTGAAGGTTTAGAAACAACTTGTGCAAGTAAGATGTTAGAAGGTTTTGTGCCGATCTATGATGCAACAGTTATGAAAAAACTTCATAGCGAAAATGGTGTGTTAATCGGTAAAGTCAACTTAGACGAATTCGCAATGGGTGGATCTACTGAAACGTCTTACTTCAAAAAGACAGTAAACCCATTTGACCACAAAGCGGTACCAGGTGGTTCTTCAGGTGGTTCAGCAGCAGCAGTTGCAGCAGGTCTTGTACCATTCACTCTAGGTACGGATACAGGTGGTTCAATCCGTCAACCAGCAGCTTACTGTGGTGTTGTAGGACTTAAACCAACTTATGGTCGTGTATCTCGTTTTGGTCTTGTTGCATTCGCATCATCATTAGACCAAATTGGACCAATTACACGTAACGTTAAAGACAATGCGATTGTTTTAGAAGCCATCTCAGGTGAAGATGAAATGGATTCAACAAGTGCACCGGGCGTTGCAACAGATTTTACTGCTGATATCGGTAAAGATATTAAAGGCATGAAAATTGCATTACCGAAAGAATATATCGGTGAAGGTGTCGACAGTGAAGTAAAAGAGGCTGTATTAAAAGCAGCTGAAACATTTAAATCATTAGGTGCAACAGTAGAAGAAGTAAGTTTACCACGTACATCGTCAGGTATTCCTTCATACTACGTGATCGCATCAGCCGAAGCATCATCTAACTTAGCACGTTTTGACGGTATCCGTTACGGTTATCATTCAAAAGATGCCAACACATTAGAAGAACTTTACAAAATGTCTCGTAGTGAAGGTTTCGGTGAAGAAGTGAAACGTCGTATCTTCCTTGGTACATACGTATTAAGTTCAGGTTACTACGATGCTTACTACAAAAAAGCACAAAAAGTTCGTACATTAATCAAAAATGACTTTGAAAATGTCTTCAAAGACTATGACGTTATTTTAGGACCAACAACACCAACAGTTGCATTTGATATTGGCGCTGAAATCAATGATCCGCTAACAATGTATGCGAACGACTTGTTAACAACACCTGTCAACTTAGCAGGTCTTCCAGGTATTTCTGTACCATGTGGCTTAGCAGAAAATGGACGTCCAATCGGCTTACAATTGATTGGTAAACCATTTGACGAAAAAACATTGTATCGTGTTGCGCATCAATATGAGACGCAATTCAATCTACACGACCAATATCAAAACTTATAA
- the putP gene encoding sodium/proline symporter PutP: MFLLGATLSSQVNPNWQTYIMIAVYFIILLVIGFYGYKQATSNLSEYMLGGRSIGPWVTALSAGASDMSGWMIMGLPGEVYSTGLSALWITIGLTLGAYINYLIVAPRLRVHTEIAGDAITLPDFFNNRLNDQSNIIKIISGTIIVVFFTLYTHTGFVAGGKLFDSAFGLDYHFGLVLVAVIVILYTFFGGYLAVSITDFFQGVIMLMAMIMVPIVALLKLNGLDTFDTIVELKPTNLDLFRGTTVIGIISFFAWGLGYFGQPHILVRFMSIRSVSLFTLTRRIGISWMAVGLFGAVMIGLLGIAFVPAQGVELQDPETLFILMGQILFHPLIGGFLLAAILAAIMSTISSQLLVTSSSLTEDFYKLIRGKEANAKAHEKEFVLVGRLSVVIVAIVAIAIAWSPNDTILNLVGNAWAGFGASFGPLVILSLYWKGLTRDGAVAGMVAGALTVILWIVFAHPLGETYQFFTLYEIVPGFLASLLVTFFVSKLTKKPGDFVERDLNEVKRQIREAKQ, translated from the coding sequence ATGTTTTTATTAGGCGCAACATTGTCCAGTCAAGTAAATCCGAACTGGCAAACTTACATTATGATAGCTGTTTATTTTATCATTTTGTTAGTCATTGGTTTTTACGGCTATAAACAAGCAACGAGTAACTTAAGTGAGTACATGCTTGGTGGTCGTAGTATTGGTCCATGGGTTACGGCACTTTCAGCCGGTGCCTCGGACATGAGTGGATGGATGATTATGGGGTTACCTGGCGAAGTTTATTCAACAGGATTATCTGCACTTTGGATCACGATTGGTCTGACATTGGGGGCATACATTAACTACTTAATCGTAGCACCTCGATTACGTGTACATACTGAAATTGCAGGCGATGCCATTACATTACCTGACTTTTTTAACAATCGTTTGAATGATCAATCAAACATTATCAAGATTATTTCAGGAACAATCATTGTCGTCTTTTTCACACTTTACACGCATACAGGGTTCGTAGCGGGTGGTAAACTTTTTGATAGTGCATTCGGCTTGGATTATCACTTTGGTCTTGTATTAGTTGCTGTTATTGTTATTTTATATACTTTCTTTGGTGGTTACTTAGCAGTATCAATTACAGACTTCTTCCAAGGTGTCATTATGCTTATGGCTATGATCATGGTACCAATCGTTGCATTATTAAAATTAAATGGTCTTGATACATTCGATACAATCGTTGAACTAAAACCAACGAACTTAGACCTTTTCCGTGGTACAACTGTAATCGGTATTATTTCATTTTTCGCTTGGGGACTTGGTTACTTCGGTCAGCCACATATCCTTGTACGCTTTATGAGTATTCGATCTGTAAGTCTTTTCACATTAACACGTCGTATCGGGATCTCATGGATGGCAGTTGGATTATTCGGAGCTGTTATGATTGGTCTATTAGGAATTGCTTTCGTTCCAGCACAAGGCGTTGAACTTCAAGACCCTGAAACATTATTTATTTTAATGGGACAAATCTTATTCCATCCATTAATCGGTGGCTTCTTATTAGCCGCAATTTTAGCAGCGATTATGAGCACGATTTCATCTCAATTACTCGTAACGTCAAGTTCATTAACTGAAGACTTTTATAAACTAATTCGTGGTAAAGAAGCAAATGCAAAAGCACATGAAAAAGAATTTGTTTTAGTTGGACGTTTATCCGTAGTTATCGTTGCCATTGTAGCAATTGCCATTGCTTGGTCACCAAATGATACTATCTTGAACTTAGTTGGGAATGCGTGGGCAGGTTTTGGTGCCTCATTCGGTCCACTTGTAATCCTATCACTTTATTGGAAAGGTCTTACAAGAGATGGTGCCGTTGCAGGTATGGTTGCGGGTGCATTAACAGTTATTTTATGGATTGTCTTTGCACACCCACTTGGAGAAACTTATCAATTCTTCACACTTTATGAAATCGTACCAGGCTTCTTAGCAAGTCTGCTCGTCACATTTTTCGTATCAAAACTTACGAAAAAACCAGGCGACTTTGTTGAACGTGATCTCAACGAAGTAAAACGTCAAATTCGTGAAGCAAAACAATAA